The genomic window TTTGCTCACCTCCATAATTGCCTTCTCAAATGTAGTTTTTATTTCATATATTGCTTTTTCTTTATCTTCAATATCCATCGCATGGACATACAAAATCTTATTATCATCCGAAACATCGACGACGACCGTTCCAGGTGTTAATGTAATTAAATTGGCAAGCGTTGTGATTTCCCAATCCTGTTTAAGCTCCGTCGGTAAAGCAAATATCCCTGGTCGGATATCTAGCTTTGGTTTTAAAATATGACGAATAACTGTTATGTTTGACTTTATAAGTTCACGTAAAAATATAAATAGCAGCTTCACGATACTAATGACGTTATGCATGTAAAAGCGTTGTGCAAAAAAACGTCGGAATGCGAACAACAGTAACATTCCTAGCAAGTATCCGATAACAAACGTAGCAATAGACCAACTATTTTGTAAAAACATCCAAACAAAAGCAATAACTATATTTAAAAATAATTGTAACGTCATTTTCGCTCTACTCCTTTAAAATGGCATCAATATAAACATTCGGGTCAAGCAGTCCGATATTAGATTGTTCAATATAAGGGTACAACCACTCTGCTCCAAGTCCCATCGCAATTGATACCATCAGTAGCAATGCTCCCGGTAGTACTAAATGATGATACTTTTTCACTACTTTTACTTTATAATCTGGATTCGCCTCACCCCAGAAAGTTCTCATAAAGATTCTAAGCGCGGAGTAAAAGACTAACAAGCTTGAGAGAACAACTAGAACAGCTATCCAGAAAAACTCTGTTTGTAGACCACTTCGAACTATTAGCATCTTACCGACAAAACCACTTAACGGCGGAATACCTGCTAGCGAAATAGCAGTCACAAAGAACAACCAACCAAGTAGCGGATACTGATGAATCAAGCCGCCTAGCTTACGTATATCACTAGTGCCAGTCACTATAATGATGGCTCCCCCTAGCAAAAATATTGCTCCTTTAATAATCATATCATGCACTAAGTAGAACAGCGCTCCGTTTAGCGAATCTGGAGATAGCATCGCGATACCAAATAAAATGACACCCACTGCTGTTAATATGTTATATATCAATATTTTTCGAATATCATAATGCGCAACAGCACCGATGACACCAACAATGATCGTCAACGCTGCTAATATAGCAATTAGCGTGTGCGTAATGGACGGTTCGTGATAAAAAATAACAGTAAACGTACGATAAATGGAATACACACCGACTTTAGTTAATAGCGCTGCGAACAAAGCTGACACTGCTGTAGGCGGTGCTGCGTAGGAGCCTGGTAGCCAGAAAAACAACGGAAATACGGCACCCTTTAGTCCAAATACGATGAAGAACAAAATCGCAATCACCGTAATAATATTTTGTTGTCCCACTTCAGCAATACGCTCTGATAAATGGGCCATATTTAACGTACCTGTTACAGCGTATAAGTAACCGACAGCGATAACAAACAAAGCTGACGAAATAACATTGATCAATACGTATTTAAGAGACTCTCTGAATTGTCCCTTAGTTCCTCCTAGAACTAGTAACACGTAAGAGGAAATTAACATAACTTCAAAAAATACAAACAGGTTAAAAATATCTCCTGTTAAAAATGCTCCAAAAATACCAGTTAGTAAAAACTGAAAAAACGCGTAGAAATAAGATTTTTCTCTCGCTTCACCGATAGTGAAAAAGCTGAATAATAGACACGCAAAGCCAACTATGCTCGCCGTTAGCACGAGTAAAACGGCTAGCGTATCCGCTACAAACACAATGCCATATGGTGCACGCCAGTTCCCCAGCTCTAATGTTTGTATACCTTCCAGATGAACTTGCTGTAATAGCATTGCATTTACAATTAGTAGCAAAATCATTGAAATAACACTTATAACACGCTGTGTTTTTATTTCTTCTTTGAATAGAATTAATATAATACCCGTTAATAACGGAATTAGTAGTGGAACCATAATCATGTTATTCATCTTGTTGATTTCCTCTCATTTCCTCTGTATTTACCGTACCTAGCTCTTGGTGAGCACGATATGCTAAAACAAGGAAAAACGAAGTAACACCGAAGCTAATAACAATCGCTGTTAAAATCAGAGCCTGTGGCAATGGGTCTGTATACATTGGTGCTTTTTCTCCTAGTAAAGGTGGTGCCCCCGTTTTTAGTCCTCCCATTGTTAATAATAAGAGGTGCGCTCCATGACTTAAAAAAGCTGTTCCTATTATAATGCGCAATATTTGCTTAGAAAGCATTAAATACACAGCAGCTGCTATTAACAGGCCAGCTACAACCGACATTAATATCCCCATTTAATCACTCTCTCCAATCGTTTGAATAATCGTCATCGTAATACCGATAACAACTAAATACACACCAAGATCGAATAGCATCGCAGTCGTTAACCCTGATTTCCCTAATAACGGCAACTCCACATAATCATGTGCATGCGTTAAAAAAGGTAAACCAGATAGCATAGGGCCAACACCTGTGATAACAGCTATGAGTAGCCCAACGGCGGTCACAATTTTAAAATCTGCCGGGATGACACGCTTAACCGTCTCCATATCATACGCCAACAGCAGAAGAACGAGGGCAGAAGCGGTCATCAATCCACCGATAAAGCCTCCTCCAGGATAGTAATGTCCTGCAAAAAACAAATAGATAGAGAAGGTAATAATGATAAACACAACTACCTTCGTAATTGTTTGTAAAATAATATTATTTGCCTTCAACTTTATCTCTCCTTACTACCCGCAACGTAATCATCGCAAAAATTCCTAACGCAGCAATACCAAGCACTGTAATTTCAAATAACGTATCCACACCACGGAAATCAACTAATATAACATTGACCATATTTTTACCCGCAGCTTCTTCGTACGTATTGGCTACATAGTATTGAGAGATTGGTTCTAATAACCTTGTTGCATCCGCTGAAATTGCCATCACTGTGACTACCACACCTACCCCGACAGAGATAAGAAGTCTGTTCAGTTTAAAGGCTTCACGCTGAAGATTAGGTAAATATCGAAAGCATAGTAAAAATAAAGCTACTGAAATTGTTTCAACAATTAATTGTGTCAACGCTAAGTCAGGCGCTCTAAACAATACGAAAAACAACGACACTAAATACCCAACCGTACCTAAACTTATAATTGCAGTTAAGCGCGATTTCGTAACAATAGTTGTAATGGCTGCCCCAATTAAAACGAAAGCAAGTACAAGCTCAAACAGTTCAATATTACCTGCATTAATAAAGTCAATAGCCATCGGTCTTAATAAGATAAGGGCTAAGCCAAGAGCTGTTATGAAAAACAAGAAAATGTACGTCAAATATTGACGCAAAGAGCCTGTCATGAGTCTATTCATAACCATAGCGGCACCCTTTTCAATGTTCACAATACCAGCGTTGTATACATGATTTAACGTAAAATTCTTTGGTAACACATTGTAGATTTTAGACCATTTCTTCACAGTAACGTATCCTAAAATACCAAGTGAGATGACAGCGATCGTCATAAATAACTCGATCGTAAAGCCATGCCAGAAGTAAATTTTCACTTTAAAGGTGTCTCCCGTTGCCAGTAAGCTAGGTAAGACTGCTTCTAATGCTGGTTTAATAATACTGTATGAAAGTAAATTTGGTACAAAGCCAAATAAAACAACTAATACAGCTAAAATGATTGGTGATAGCAGCATCCCAATCGGTGCTTCATGTGGTTTTTTCGGTAACTCTGAAAGCTTTAGCTTCCCTGTAAATGTTCTCAGTACAAGAATCGTACTGTATATAAACGTAAAGATACTAGCTAGCCATGCTAGGAACGGGAATAATAACCCCCATGTTTCCATGCTGAAAAAGTTCAATTCTGCTGCACGTATCATGCCGGTAAAAAACATTTCCTTACTTAAAAAGCCATTAAACGGCGGAAGACCAGCCATTGAACCAGCACCGATTAGAGCAACTGTAAACGTAATTGGCATTAACGCCATCAGTCCACCGAGCTTTCTAATATCTCGTGTACCCGTTTCATGGTCGACAATACCAACTACCATAAATAAGCTACCTTTAAACGTCGCATGGTTAATTAAATGAAAAATAGCAGCTGTCGTTGCAATGACATATAAGTTGTCTTGAATGGAATCAAACAGAACCGAAGCCGACCCAACCCCAAACAATGACATAATCAAACCTAGCTGACTGACTGTTGAAAAAGCTAAAATTCCTTTAAGATCCGTTTGCTTAACCGCCTGGAATGAACCCCAAAACAGTGTGATCAATCCAAAGCCTGATACAAGCCAAAACCATTCAGCAGTACCCGCAAACACAGGCGTTAATCTTGCTACTAAATAAATACCAGCCTTAACCATTGTAGCGGAGTGAAGATAAGCACTAACCGGTGTTGGCGCCGCCATCGCATCAGGTAGCCAAATGTAAAAAGGAAATTGAGCGGATTTTGTAAAAGCACCTAACAAAATAAAAATGACTGCAGCTGTAAACAATTCGTGTTGCGTCACAATATCCGCTTGTGCAATAATCTCACGAACACTAAAAGTACCCGTCATATTGTAAAGGAGCAGAAAACCAGCTAGCATCGACAATCCACCAAACACAGTAATGATCATCGATTTTTGTGCTCCGTATAAAGAACTTTCACGTTTATGCCAATATGCGATCAATAAAAATGAGGAAATACTCGTTAGCTCCCAAAACGTGTAAAGAACTAATAAGTTGTCTGATAAAACGACGCCAAGCATCGCACCCATAAATAAAAGTAAATAAATATAAAAGCTACGCAAGTCTTCATGCTTTTTAGATAAGTAATAGATAGAATACAAAACAACAAGAGCACCAATACCCGAAATTAGCAATGCAAATAGCATACTAAGTCCATCAATAACTACAGAAAAATTAATACCTAAAGATGGTACCCAAGGAATTGTTTCTTGCAGAGGCTTCTTTAGCCCTAGAAATTGTAAAAAGTATACAAAGATAAGCACAGGTACCGGCAAAATAAGCCAGCCAGTATGTATACGTTTCAAATACCTATATAAAAAAGGTACGAGAATCGCCATCATAAATGGCAAAAGAATTGCTAAATGTACGAATGACATAAAAATGATGTCCCTCCTAATGATGATGTAAAATTATTTGAGAAGCAAAAAGTTTCATGTTATACAACAAAACCTGATGAAAACGCCGTTTACTTAGTCACACTAAGAAAGTACTCATTGCGTGTGTAAACCACGATATTGCCGCCACACACACTTAAGCTTACTAGTAAGTACTACTCATTGATTGCATAAACCATTAATTAGCCACAATCACTCATTAAGTCGTTTGTAAGTGAAAATTTATCGACTACAACACTAGCGCAATTAGCCAACAATTACTCATTAAGCCCTGCCCAACTATCGATGTTGAACTGTTAGTATGTAAAATTTTTTCGAATAGTGTTGGTCAAATAATAGAAAAAATTTTGCTGTTACTTTCATGTGTCTGCATCCATATAGAAAACATACTATTAGCATTTGATGAGAAGCGAAAATTATCCTATTTAAATGAGATTAGCATGGCAAACTATGGACTCTATGTTTTAAGAGCGCAAATGCTTTGTTCAGCCCCGACCAGCTTAAGACGTACCCGCAGGAAGGGCCTTTTCTCCGGAGAGAGACGGCTTGAGAACACGAGGAGGCTAGGGCTAGAGCTAGACACTAATCTAGGTAAACAACATATACTTTCTTTAACGTTTAGGAATCCAGCAATGTCCGTTTCACTTTTTTACAAAATAAAAGGAGCCTGATAAATAGACAGACTCCTTGGCTTAACGAGAGCGTCTTCAACCAGCGGACATAATTATCCCCAGGTGACAGGCTCCTCCATGTTTGCATAAAGTTGTATTTGCTTAGCTTTTCATAAATTGATTTTATCGTAAATAAGAATATTCATCAACAAATATATTGTAGCCAATGCTCCTGGCTAAGAGGTTCTGAAAATTCTGTGCAACATCAAAACTCAGACAAACCTACAGAGTTTTAAGCTGTGCAGTCGAAGAAGCGCTCGATTAAAGCGCTTCTTCTTGCTGAAGTATCAACGTGTCAGTATAATCCGAGCGAATCATACCGTAATAACAAACATTCTTATACTCACCAGCAATGCATGTAAAATGGCGCAGCAGTCCTTCCTGCTGAAGTCCTGCTTTCTCTAACACTTTTCTTGACGCCATATTCCCTTCTAATACAAGCGCCTCTATCCGCTCCATCCCTTCTACCTCAAACAACTGGCGCACGAGTGCTTTCGTAATTTCTGTCGCATAGCCTTGTCCCCAAAACGCAGGCAATATGTTGTAGCCAACAACTGCTCGTTTATTTTTCACACTCATAGCAAGAACTCCGGCTTCCCCTATATAAGTCATAGATTGCTTAAGAAACAGTGCTTGAAAATCACACTTGCTGTTTTCATAGTTTTGCAGTACCGCTTCAAGTGCCAATTTTGTCTCCGTCATATCAGTAGCCGCCTTTTTATCGGAATACCTCCAAACAATCGGCTCTGACTTTAGTCGGTGAAAATTTGCTAAATCATCCTTACTATAATTTTTTAAAAGCAGACGATTTGTTTCCATTTACGTTTTCCTCCCCGCAATAGGTAAATTTATTTTGAAAGTTGTTCCTTTTCCTATCTCACTGGCAACATCAATATGGCCCTCGTGTGCTTCGACAATCGTTTTACTAATAGCCAGCCCAAGCCCCGCTCCACCATACGAT from Bacillus sp. HMF5848 includes these protein-coding regions:
- a CDS encoding Na+/H+ antiporter subunit A is translated as MSFVHLAILLPFMMAILVPFLYRYLKRIHTGWLILPVPVLIFVYFLQFLGLKKPLQETIPWVPSLGINFSVVIDGLSMLFALLISGIGALVVLYSIYYLSKKHEDLRSFYIYLLLFMGAMLGVVLSDNLLVLYTFWELTSISSFLLIAYWHKRESSLYGAQKSMIITVFGGLSMLAGFLLLYNMTGTFSVREIIAQADIVTQHELFTAAVIFILLGAFTKSAQFPFYIWLPDAMAAPTPVSAYLHSATMVKAGIYLVARLTPVFAGTAEWFWLVSGFGLITLFWGSFQAVKQTDLKGILAFSTVSQLGLIMSLFGVGSASVLFDSIQDNLYVIATTAAIFHLINHATFKGSLFMVVGIVDHETGTRDIRKLGGLMALMPITFTVALIGAGSMAGLPPFNGFLSKEMFFTGMIRAAELNFFSMETWGLLFPFLAWLASIFTFIYSTILVLRTFTGKLKLSELPKKPHEAPIGMLLSPIILAVLVVLFGFVPNLLSYSIIKPALEAVLPSLLATGDTFKVKIYFWHGFTIELFMTIAVISLGILGYVTVKKWSKIYNVLPKNFTLNHVYNAGIVNIEKGAAMVMNRLMTGSLRQYLTYIFLFFITALGLALILLRPMAIDFINAGNIELFELVLAFVLIGAAITTIVTKSRLTAIISLGTVGYLVSLFFVLFRAPDLALTQLIVETISVALFLLCFRYLPNLQREAFKLNRLLISVGVGVVVTVMAISADATRLLEPISQYYVANTYEEAAGKNMVNVILVDFRGVDTLFEITVLGIAALGIFAMITLRVVRRDKVEGK
- a CDS encoding Na(+)/H(+) antiporter subunit B; this translates as MKANNIILQTITKVVVFIIITFSIYLFFAGHYYPGGGFIGGLMTASALVLLLLAYDMETVKRVIPADFKIVTAVGLLIAVITGVGPMLSGLPFLTHAHDYVELPLLGKSGLTTAMLFDLGVYLVVIGITMTIIQTIGESD
- a CDS encoding GNAT family N-acetyltransferase encodes the protein METNRLLLKNYSKDDLANFHRLKSEPIVWRYSDKKAATDMTETKLALEAVLQNYENSKCDFQALFLKQSMTYIGEAGVLAMSVKNKRAVVGYNILPAFWGQGYATEITKALVRQLFEVEGMERIEALVLEGNMASRKVLEKAGLQQEGLLRHFTCIAGEYKNVCYYGMIRSDYTDTLILQQEEAL
- a CDS encoding Na+/H+ antiporter subunit D — protein: MNNMIMVPLLIPLLTGIILILFKEEIKTQRVISVISMILLLIVNAMLLQQVHLEGIQTLELGNWRAPYGIVFVADTLAVLLVLTASIVGFACLLFSFFTIGEAREKSYFYAFFQFLLTGIFGAFLTGDIFNLFVFFEVMLISSYVLLVLGGTKGQFRESLKYVLINVISSALFVIAVGYLYAVTGTLNMAHLSERIAEVGQQNIITVIAILFFIVFGLKGAVFPLFFWLPGSYAAPPTAVSALFAALLTKVGVYSIYRTFTVIFYHEPSITHTLIAILAALTIIVGVIGAVAHYDIRKILIYNILTAVGVILFGIAMLSPDSLNGALFYLVHDMIIKGAIFLLGGAIIIVTGTSDIRKLGGLIHQYPLLGWLFFVTAISLAGIPPLSGFVGKMLIVRSGLQTEFFWIAVLVVLSSLLVFYSALRIFMRTFWGEANPDYKVKVVKKYHHLVLPGALLLMVSIAMGLGAEWLYPYIEQSNIGLLDPNVYIDAILKE
- a CDS encoding Na+/H+ antiporter subunit E, which codes for MTLQLFLNIVIAFVWMFLQNSWSIATFVIGYLLGMLLLFAFRRFFAQRFYMHNVISIVKLLFIFLRELIKSNITVIRHILKPKLDIRPGIFALPTELKQDWEITTLANLITLTPGTVVVDVSDDNKILYVHAMDIEDKEKAIYEIKTTFEKAIMEVSK
- a CDS encoding Na(+)/H(+) antiporter subunit C — translated: MGILMSVVAGLLIAAAVYLMLSKQILRIIIGTAFLSHGAHLLLLTMGGLKTGAPPLLGEKAPMYTDPLPQALILTAIVISFGVTSFFLVLAYRAHQELGTVNTEEMRGNQQDE